A single genomic interval of Aureliella helgolandensis harbors:
- a CDS encoding RNA-dependent RNA polymerase family protein → MIRYADDSVFAFERADDAKCFQEMLVKRLAKYSLEVAQEKTRLIRFGRFAHCDCQQLGEGAPSTFDFLVLTDYCGRSRSGKFKLKRKTATKKFGQKVASLKEWFRENLTTPMAPVWPTLNAKLSGHYQYYNVNDHWRWLLKYREVARRLGLRRMRRWSHKGSVLSWPKYRLFLDRNPLHFLAGSRT, encoded by the coding sequence TTGATTCGATATGCGGACGATAGCGTGTTCGCGTTTGAACGCGCCGACGATGCGAAATGCTTTCAAGAAATGTTGGTCAAGCGTTTGGCCAAGTACTCGTTAGAAGTTGCACAGGAGAAGACGAGACTGATTCGTTTCGGCCGCTTTGCTCACTGCGACTGCCAGCAGTTGGGTGAAGGGGCTCCGAGCACTTTCGACTTCCTGGTTTTGACAGACTACTGCGGCAGAAGTCGCTCAGGCAAGTTCAAGCTGAAAAGGAAAACTGCTACGAAGAAGTTCGGACAGAAGGTCGCTTCGCTGAAAGAATGGTTCCGTGAGAACCTGACGACTCCGATGGCCCCAGTCTGGCCGACGCTCAATGCGAAACTCAGTGGTCACTATCAGTACTATAATGTCAATGATCACTGGCGTTGGTTGCTGAAGTACCGTGAAGTCGCACGTCGTCTTGGCCTTCGCCGGATGCGTCGCTGGAGCCACAAGGGCTCTGTGCTCAGTTGGCCGAAGTACCGCCTGTTCTTGGATCGCAACCCGTTGCACTTCCTGGCCGGA
- a CDS encoding sulfatase-like hydrolase/transferase, whose translation MIFKFDRPIYRLLAAFVICVIVQTAALAEETSLIRVACLGDSITAGARVDAKAESYPARLQELLGYNFEVRNFGIGGATLIKTGRPKIWTNLDAVKKFEPHIAIISLGTNDTVGGSRNNWEQIERFDNDYSELIKTLAELPSKSRIVLCTPTAMVLTTPGLSEKRVADLSERKPRLQELCNRVRKLATKHADQDVSLLELNAVLRDRPELLSEGDGVHPNAEGYLAIAKAVAGHIRPQNKQPNIVLFLVDDMGWQDTSVPFHTEVTDFNRRYRTPHMEQLAKAGMKFTQAYACSVCSPTRISLMTGLNAARHRVTNWTLRKNASNDRGHAKLDFPQWNVNGLSPQPGIERTVPAKALPAFLQEVGYRTIHVGKAHFGAIGTPASDPRNVGFNVNIAGHAAGGPGSFLGKQNFSAAWRNADRVWDVPNLESYHGKDIFLTEALTIEANKAVDEAVADGKPFFLYMSHYAVHVPFAADSRFYQKYRDAGLDDAEAMYAAMVEGMDKSLGDILANVERHGLADETIVLFMSDNGGLSAHGRGGKPHTHNKPLSSGKGSAHEGGVRVPMIVAWPGVTSAGSVCQQPVIIEDFFTTVLEMAGIQHAEQVGDAVDGRSFVNLLRGEQDESREDRPLIWHFPNNWGPKGPGIGPSSAIRLGAWKLIYYHESQQYELFNLAEDLGERNNLAEKQTDVRERLATELGKYMASVEAQMPIVKDSGQAVPYPGSTVPAGNDH comes from the coding sequence ATGATATTCAAATTTGACCGCCCTATTTATCGGCTCCTCGCAGCGTTCGTAATCTGCGTTATCGTACAGACCGCGGCGCTGGCTGAGGAGACTTCACTGATTCGTGTGGCCTGCCTGGGTGACAGCATCACGGCAGGAGCGCGGGTCGATGCAAAGGCCGAATCCTACCCGGCTCGCTTGCAGGAACTCCTGGGCTACAACTTTGAAGTCCGCAACTTCGGCATCGGTGGGGCGACACTGATCAAGACTGGTCGGCCGAAAATTTGGACCAATCTGGATGCCGTCAAAAAGTTTGAGCCACACATCGCGATCATTTCCCTGGGGACGAACGATACGGTTGGTGGTAGCCGGAATAACTGGGAGCAAATCGAACGCTTCGACAACGATTACTCGGAGTTGATCAAGACGCTGGCCGAGTTGCCGTCGAAGTCACGAATCGTACTTTGCACGCCAACTGCGATGGTTCTCACCACACCGGGACTGTCCGAGAAACGCGTGGCTGATCTGTCAGAACGGAAACCTCGCCTGCAAGAACTGTGCAATCGCGTTCGCAAGCTGGCCACGAAGCACGCTGATCAAGACGTTTCACTGCTGGAACTCAACGCAGTTCTTCGGGACCGCCCGGAACTGCTCAGTGAGGGTGACGGTGTGCATCCCAACGCCGAAGGTTACCTGGCAATCGCAAAGGCTGTCGCAGGTCACATTCGACCGCAAAACAAACAGCCGAACATCGTGCTGTTTCTCGTAGATGATATGGGCTGGCAAGACACCTCGGTGCCGTTCCATACGGAAGTCACTGACTTCAACCGGCGCTACCGCACGCCGCACATGGAGCAACTTGCCAAGGCTGGCATGAAGTTCACACAGGCGTATGCGTGCAGTGTCTGTTCACCGACGCGTATCAGCCTAATGACGGGACTCAATGCTGCTCGGCATCGTGTCACGAACTGGACACTTAGAAAAAACGCCAGCAACGATCGAGGACATGCGAAACTCGATTTCCCACAATGGAATGTTAATGGCCTCAGTCCCCAGCCGGGAATCGAACGTACTGTCCCTGCAAAAGCTCTCCCAGCGTTCTTGCAGGAAGTCGGTTACCGGACGATCCATGTCGGGAAGGCACACTTCGGAGCGATTGGGACGCCCGCAAGCGATCCACGTAACGTCGGCTTCAATGTCAACATCGCTGGCCACGCGGCGGGTGGACCCGGCAGCTTCCTTGGAAAGCAAAACTTTAGCGCGGCATGGAGGAACGCAGATCGCGTTTGGGACGTGCCCAACTTGGAGAGTTACCACGGCAAGGACATTTTCCTGACGGAGGCTCTCACGATTGAGGCCAACAAGGCAGTTGACGAGGCCGTCGCGGACGGTAAACCGTTCTTCCTCTACATGTCCCATTACGCCGTGCATGTCCCATTTGCCGCCGATTCCCGGTTCTACCAAAAGTATCGTGATGCTGGCCTCGATGATGCGGAAGCTATGTACGCCGCCATGGTTGAAGGGATGGATAAGTCGCTGGGCGACATCCTGGCCAACGTCGAACGGCATGGTCTGGCCGACGAGACGATCGTGTTGTTCATGTCCGACAACGGCGGGTTGAGTGCACACGGTCGCGGCGGAAAACCTCACACGCACAACAAACCACTTTCCAGTGGCAAAGGCTCAGCGCACGAAGGTGGCGTCCGTGTGCCGATGATCGTTGCCTGGCCTGGCGTCACCTCAGCCGGTTCCGTTTGCCAGCAGCCCGTGATCATTGAGGACTTCTTCACCACGGTACTGGAAATGGCCGGTATCCAGCACGCTGAGCAGGTTGGTGACGCAGTCGACGGCCGCAGCTTCGTAAACCTACTGCGAGGCGAACAGGACGAGTCTCGCGAGGACCGTCCACTGATCTGGCACTTTCCAAACAACTGGGGGCCCAAGGGACCCGGCATCGGCCCCTCCAGCGCCATCCGGCTGGGCGCCTGGAAGCTGATCTACTACCACGAATCGCAACAATACGAGTTGTTCAACTTGGCCGAGGACTTGGGAGAACGCAACAACCTGGCGGAAAAGCAAACGGATGTGCGAGAGCGACTTGCCACAGAACTCGGTAAATACATGGCCTCTGTGGAAGCTCAAATGCCGATTGTGAAAGATTCAGGGCAGGCTGTCCCGTACCCAGGCTCGACTGTGCCGGCAGGCAATGACCACTGA
- a CDS encoding sialate O-acetylesterase produces MKGAKLERINWYAGKQYDDCFNAAHEVLNNFDKEFPQWKGRGYEIAGFGWWQGHKEGGEPYASRYEQNLVHLIKTLRKKFEAQKAPFVIATIGFDGWKLSGQHKIVAEAQLAVSGDKGKYLLRTENKNAASADGSMSKEQQRDYLR; encoded by the coding sequence GTGAAAGGCGCAAAGCTTGAGCGGATCAACTGGTACGCCGGCAAGCAGTACGATGACTGCTTCAATGCGGCCCACGAGGTACTGAACAATTTCGACAAAGAGTTTCCTCAATGGAAAGGCCGCGGCTACGAAATCGCCGGTTTCGGGTGGTGGCAAGGCCACAAAGAAGGCGGCGAGCCGTACGCGAGCCGGTATGAGCAGAACCTCGTCCACCTCATCAAGACGCTGCGGAAAAAGTTTGAGGCGCAAAAGGCTCCGTTTGTCATTGCCACGATCGGCTTCGACGGATGGAAATTGTCAGGGCAGCACAAGATCGTCGCCGAGGCCCAGCTCGCCGTCAGCGGCGACAAGGGCAAGTATCTGTTGAGAACGGAGAACAAGAACGCCGCCAGCGCCGATGGTTCGATGTCGAAGGAGCAGCAGCGAGATTACCTGCGATAG
- a CDS encoding putative glycoside hydrolase — translation MSAENNAENTNSLGIHEGHSHVQSDAQCRAGLIYPLAIFLICAEKHSNFRIHEGYSANENDRWMRWFPKYDRPPGPPFGPAMKNGFRYYRAFEYPSVELDIKNRTANIQWKHR, via the coding sequence ATCTCTGCTGAGAACAATGCTGAGAACACAAACTCCCTGGGCATCCACGAAGGTCACAGCCACGTTCAATCCGATGCGCAGTGCAGGGCTGGGCTGATCTATCCTTTGGCGATCTTTCTCATCTGCGCCGAAAAGCATAGCAACTTCCGTATTCATGAAGGTTACTCAGCCAACGAAAACGATCGCTGGATGCGTTGGTTTCCCAAATACGATCGCCCGCCGGGACCGCCGTTCGGCCCGGCAATGAAGAACGGTTTTCGCTATTATCGAGCGTTTGAATACCCTTCGGTGGAATTGGACATCAAGAACCGAACCGCCAACATCCAGTGGAAACACCGATGA
- a CDS encoding ThuA domain-containing protein, translated as MHAWERTITVLLALSLLLPLGGIARADDQNKPHAVIVVGTLHYSPELTMPVFAEELERFGFRTTVIMGEGNPEKKTENVLPGIEALADADVAIFFMRFLNLPDKEWQPIEDYLTSGRPVIGLRTANHAIRFPKDHPRAAWNDGFGRRALGTPYIVHQTSETKISVVAKHRKHPVMTNVTKTNWESLGTLYLTRLEGGVVPLVIGTGEGKPRLLEKSFGPIMVNESESDIVAWAWENEWGGKVFGTTFGHPGDFAEESFVRMLVNGTCWAVDHPLPSADDRITTWKIGRVDK; from the coding sequence ATGCATGCTTGGGAACGAACAATTACCGTACTGCTGGCACTGAGTCTACTGCTACCGCTGGGCGGTATCGCGAGGGCAGATGATCAGAACAAGCCGCATGCGGTTATTGTCGTCGGCACATTGCACTATTCGCCTGAGTTGACGATGCCGGTCTTTGCGGAGGAACTCGAGCGTTTTGGATTTCGGACAACCGTCATCATGGGCGAGGGCAATCCGGAGAAGAAAACCGAGAACGTCTTGCCAGGAATCGAAGCACTCGCCGATGCGGATGTTGCGATCTTCTTTATGCGATTTCTCAACTTGCCGGACAAAGAGTGGCAGCCGATTGAAGACTACCTCACATCAGGAAGACCCGTCATCGGACTTCGCACGGCCAATCACGCGATTCGATTTCCCAAGGATCACCCTCGCGCCGCATGGAACGATGGCTTCGGTCGCCGTGCATTGGGAACGCCGTACATTGTACATCAAACGAGCGAAACCAAAATCAGTGTCGTGGCGAAACATCGCAAGCACCCAGTGATGACAAATGTTACCAAGACGAACTGGGAGTCGCTGGGAACGCTCTATCTAACCCGGCTCGAAGGCGGTGTTGTTCCACTGGTGATCGGGACCGGCGAAGGCAAACCACGATTGCTGGAGAAATCGTTTGGCCCAATCATGGTCAACGAGTCCGAGTCTGATATCGTTGCTTGGGCTTGGGAAAACGAATGGGGCGGGAAGGTGTTCGGGACAACCTTCGGACATCCCGGTGACTTTGCTGAGGAGTCGTTTGTACGGATGCTGGTCAACGGAACGTGTTGGGCCGTCGATCATCCACTACCTTCCGCTGATGACAGAATCACGACGTGGAAGATCGGACGAGTTGATAAATAG
- a CDS encoding SGNH/GDSL hydrolase family protein yields the protein MFLIFWITTTAVLAGAPVQPGDRIAIVGNTFADQLRIHGYLETLLLQYTADKPVSIRNLGWGGDMLTARDRPTNFPSEEETLTAHRTDVIIACFGLGESFAGEERIAAFKSDLQAFIASHAGKKYNGKSEVRLVLVSPIAYEDLGDITPAKEKRNRELAAYTRAMGEVASDAHVPFVDLYTPSLYLMNDPTGPNLTTNGIHLNRYGYWAMGKSFFDQLTVSNQMHGHEPWRLAIDAEAATASARGVKISEVETSDTAVIFMVTETSTPSLPPPTDQPLPPQMQFNRDTLRVERLKPGMYQLAVDDQRVASATAEVWAAGVPIDSSPAHHAAEKLRAAINDKNLQFTYSWKALNQVHIVGERRTSPSGKELPREVIESSELANQRDSTLHRAIELKARRWRISRIEK from the coding sequence ATGTTTCTTATTTTCTGGATTACTACAACCGCGGTTCTTGCGGGGGCACCAGTGCAACCTGGAGATAGAATCGCGATTGTGGGCAATACGTTTGCGGATCAGTTGCGGATTCACGGCTATTTGGAAACGTTGCTTTTGCAGTACACAGCTGACAAGCCAGTTTCGATTCGCAATTTGGGTTGGGGCGGAGACATGCTGACCGCTCGCGATCGGCCCACTAATTTTCCATCGGAAGAAGAAACGCTGACTGCGCATCGGACTGACGTCATCATCGCCTGTTTCGGTCTGGGCGAATCGTTTGCTGGTGAAGAACGAATCGCCGCCTTCAAGAGCGACTTGCAGGCCTTCATCGCCTCGCATGCGGGAAAGAAGTACAACGGAAAATCGGAAGTGCGACTGGTTTTGGTCTCGCCGATCGCTTACGAGGATCTTGGTGACATCACTCCAGCGAAAGAAAAGCGAAATCGCGAGTTGGCGGCTTATACGCGAGCGATGGGCGAAGTGGCCTCCGATGCCCACGTGCCCTTTGTCGATTTGTACACGCCGTCACTTTACTTGATGAACGACCCCACTGGGCCAAACTTAACTACCAATGGCATTCATCTCAATCGTTATGGCTACTGGGCGATGGGCAAGTCGTTCTTCGATCAGCTCACCGTAAGCAACCAAATGCATGGCCATGAACCATGGCGGCTGGCTATCGATGCCGAAGCGGCGACCGCATCGGCTCGCGGCGTTAAGATTTCCGAAGTGGAAACGTCGGACACCGCTGTTATCTTCATGGTCACCGAAACATCTACGCCCAGTCTACCGCCTCCAACAGACCAGCCCTTGCCGCCACAAATGCAGTTTAATCGCGATACGCTTCGCGTCGAAAGGCTCAAGCCGGGAATGTATCAGCTCGCAGTCGACGATCAACGCGTCGCTTCAGCAACAGCAGAAGTCTGGGCTGCGGGAGTACCGATTGATTCTTCGCCGGCCCATCACGCGGCCGAGAAACTCCGCGCTGCGATCAATGATAAGAATCTTCAGTTTACGTATAGCTGGAAAGCGCTCAACCAAGTTCACATCGTCGGCGAGCGCAGAACGTCGCCAAGTGGCAAGGAGCTTCCGCGTGAAGTGATCGAATCTAGTGAACTCGCCAACCAGCGAGATTCAACGCTGCACAGGGCAATCGAACTTAAGGCACGACGGTGGCGGATCTCGCGTATCGAGAAATAA